CATTATGGGATTAGCCAAATCAATAGTCAGCCGCTCCGTTAAATGTATTTGCTACACATGGAAGGCTGCTTAAATGCCGGTGCAACCCTCGATGAAATTAGAAAAGAATAACAGAATCCAAAGTAACGGATCAGGATATTTCAACAAGAAAGATCTGAAATAATACTTAAACCGCAAAGGTTATTATTAACTACCTAAGCGGTTTTTGTGTTTGCTAATTATAGCAGGATGTTGTTTTCCAGTTTGTGAAAGATCGTACTTAAAGTATCGGAGCAATTAGTTAAAGAGGACTTTTCCAATTTTTAACGAACTACCTATAATACCTTTTACAAAGATAGGGTGGTATTTATAGGGAAGCAAATTAAATTTTATATTGATGACCAAAATAAAAAAAATATAATCGAGAGACTACGGACCGCTGGTTGTGTTTTTGCAGAAGAAGAGGCTCGGCTCCTTATTTCTGAGGCACGGACATTGGATGCCCTCTCCACTATGGTCAATCTTCGAATTACAGGTACCCCACTTGAACATGTCATCGGTTGGGCGGAGTTCTGCGGTATCAGGATAGCAGTAGACCCAGGAGTCTTCGTACCCCGCCGCCGTACTGAGTTTCTCGTCCAAAAGGCAGTTGCCTTTTCTGTACCTGGAGCCATAGTGGTTGACCTTTGCTGCGGTACTGGAGCGGTGGGTGTTACGATAGCAAAAGCTCTGGGGTGTATTAAGTTGTATGCAGTAGACATCGATCCAACCGCTGTGCGCTGTGCCCTTCGCAATGTTACAACCCTAGGTGGTCGTGTATATGAAGGGGACCTCTATGAGCCACTACCTGCCAAACTGCGTGGAAAAGTCGACATCCTAGTTGCAAACGCACCTTACGTACCTACCGATGCAATCAAGCTGCTTCCCCAGGATGCACGTCTACATGAACCGAAGATGGCGCTCGATGGAGGAAATGATGGACTTGACATTCAGCGAAGAGTGGCACAAGAAGCATCCCTCTGGCTAGCTTCTGGAGGGCATCTATTAGTAGAGACGAGCGAAATGCAGGCACCTCAGACCTTTGAAATCTTCACCCAATACGGGTTAATCCCTCAAGTGACACACTCTGATGAATTGGACGCAACTATTGTAATTGGAACCAAACCCACCCCTTTAGAATAACTGTGGGAAGCTATTTATCTATTTTGTTATGCTCCTTTAGCCCTTTTAGCTTATCAAGAAAAATTTATATAATGATAGATATACACGTGATTATTGGGGAGGAAATAAATTTGAAACGAGTAGCTGTCTTTTGTAAAGGTTAAACTAATTCTTAAAAAGGGAGATTTATAAAAATGGCACTCTCAAAGAAAAATGTAAGAACTTGTAACAAGGGACATCAATACTATAAAAGTAGCGATTGTCCTACCTGCCCAATCTGCGAGCAAGAACGCAAGCCTGATAGTGGATTTTTTTCACTCCTCTCTGCACCAGCAAGACGGGCATTAGAACACAATGGAATAACCACTTTGCAACAGCTCTCAACATATAGCGAAAAAGAGATATTACAATTTCACGGTATGGGGCCAGCATCTTTACCTAAACTTAGGGCCGCTTTAAAGGAAAATGGGTTATCATTCAAAATGTAATAATATCTTCTTGAACGATCCTTCACTTAAATTTACAACGAATGATAGAGAACTTGGAAAATCTCCAAGTTCTTTTTAACGTATTTAGCGAAGGGCAATGTACCAGTATCGATTACGATGACGAGTGTTTCGACATTACTTGCACCCATTATGACGCCACTACTGTTATTGCAAAAGATAATATAACTAATTTAAGAGTTTAATCCTTTTCCAGTGATTCAATAATATTTTCATACATCATCTTATGCCCATAGTCATTAGGATGAAGCCCATCAGCTAGATATTTGGACGTTTCCATCCCCTCAAAAATGGAGTAGTTGTCAATTAAGTCAATATCGTTTTCCTGCGCTACTTGAGTAATAACGTTACATACTTCTTTCGTATCAAAACTATATACGTATGGATCATTATTTGCTGCAGGATTTGGACACATGAGAATGATATTTCGATTGGAATTCACTTGATCTACAAGAATTTCTAAATTCTTTTTGAATTCACCTGACCCTTTTTCTACCTCTTCAGCAATAATTCGATCGTTTGTACCGAGCTGAATGAATACATATTGATCTTCATCACTGATCGCAATTCCATCACCCATCGTATTACCATCTAAGTTGTTGGCTACATAACTCCTCGTCGTTGCGCCAATGATTCCTTGATTAGATATCTTAATCGTTTTGTTAACGATAAACCCGCCTATTTTTAAAGTCTGTTTGCCATCGGTATCATTCTTAACCGTTTTGATTTCAATTAAAGCGTCTTTTACATAGTCAAATGAGTGTGTGCGACGATTGTCGTAACCATCCACGCTTGTAGAGAAAACGCCTTCTGACACTCCATCAATAAACAATTCATAGTCCAAGCTATTTTCTGTGCTATCAAAGGACAAGGTGAATTCTTTCCCGGTATATCGAAATCGTATAAGCCCGTTACCGTCGGACACATCAAAGATTAATTGTTTACCTGAAACAGATTCTTCACTTCGCTTTACTTCTTGTAAGGCATCTCCATCTGTTCCAACTTCAAAATTCTCTCGGTCTGGGAAAATAATCATTTCTTGTTGGTACTCGACTACTGATTCTCCGCTTGGTGAAGCATCCCAGTTGGAAAACAAAGGCGTAGCATCATCCATGTACTGAGAACCGATGTAACGCTTAAATTTATTCACAAAAGATTGTGAGTCAAAATGATCTCGTCTATCAGACAAAGTACCATCGCGACCACTAGCATAATCTTCCGGATTTCCTGTTGCTGTCAAACCCCATGTAATCGAGTCCCCAATAAACTCGATACTCATATATTGTTCGAAAGGGCTTGATAAAGCGATATTCAATTTTTCAAGCTGACTTAAATTAGGATCTATTTTTTCTAAATGACTCTCTGCTTTTGTTGGTCTTATTGTGTTTCTTTTACTTTCACCAACTATCATAATGCTGGATAGGACTAGTATTGAAAGAAGAATACACAGGAAAAGTACTTTTTTATTCAAATGACCACCGCCGGAACATTTTACAAATATTGTATCAATGAATCGGTATATCTTCTATTAAATTAACTAAACTCAAAAAACATTGACGAATCCTGCCAAAACAGGTACCTTTTCCTTATACCAGTTAAGGAAGTGCACTTGATGTCGAAAAAGAAAAAATTGATCCTGACAATCGTATCAATATTGGTCGTTCTGCTAGGAGCAGCAGGAGTTTACGGATTTAATATATATCAATCATTAAAAGAAACAACTGAAACCATGCATACACCAATCGAAAGAGTCCAGCCTGAAAAAAGGCCGGAAAAAGTAACACTTGAAAAGAAGGATCCATTTTCCGTTCTATTAATGGGCGTAGATAAAAGAGAAAATGATAGTGGCCGTTCCGATACGATGGTTGTCTTAACCGTCAACCCAAATACGAACTCAGTAAAGATGTTAAGTATTCCCCGTGATACAAGAGTTGAGATTATTGGCCGGGACACGGAGGATAAAATCAACCATGCTTATGCATTCGGCGGCGTAGCGATGTCGATGGCTACGATCGAAAATTTCCTCGACATACCGATAGATTATTATATTGAAATAAATATGGAAGGCTTTAAAGATATTGTCGATGCAGTTGGAGGGGTTGAAGTCAATAATGCCTTTGCCTTCAACTATGAAGGCTACACCTTTGAGGAGGGAACGCTTCAATTAAGCGGTGAAGAAGCATTAGCCTACTCAAGAATGCGTTATGAAGATCCTAATGGTGATTTTGGCCGGCAACAGCGCCAGCGCCAAATCATCTCAGCCATTATTAAAAAAGGAGCAAGTCTATCTTCACTCTGGAATTACAGCAATATCTTTGATGCATTAGGTGCCAATGTAAAAACAAACCTTACTTTTGAAGAAATGGTCGATATTCAGCGAAATTACGGGTCAGCTGCGAAAAATATCGAGCAATATCAAATCGCAGGGAACGGACAAATGATCAATTCTATTTACTACTATATGGTTTCAGATGAGGAACGCGCAAGACTCCAAGATTTATTAAGACAGCATTTAGAATTAGACTAATCCAAGGTCAGAAGAACTTTCTTCTGGCCTTTTTTATGCCTAAAGAAACACTTTCGTGATTTAAAACAGTAGCTTACAATACTTTAACAGAATTTTGGAACAAAAGGGGTGGAATTATTAGTCATTGAGTCTTATAATTATGCTATTATAAAAATATGAAAAATTTGCCGATAGATGTCAAATTTGCCATCTTAGAAAGAGAGTGTATAAATTGGAAGAAACAATCAGTCTGCGAGAGATATTTGAAACCTTAAAGAAGCGATTCCTATTAATTGTATCAATCACTCTATTAGCAACGGTTGCTAGTGGAGTCATAAGCTACTTATTTCTAACACCGATATACCAATCTTCCACGCAATTACTTGTGAACCAAGAAAGAACGGATCAGCCTTTCTTAACTGCAAGT
This genomic stretch from Bacillus oleivorans harbors:
- a CDS encoding putative protein N(5)-glutamine methyltransferase, with product MDDQNKKNIIERLRTAGCVFAEEEARLLISEARTLDALSTMVNLRITGTPLEHVIGWAEFCGIRIAVDPGVFVPRRRTEFLVQKAVAFSVPGAIVVDLCCGTGAVGVTIAKALGCIKLYAVDIDPTAVRCALRNVTTLGGRVYEGDLYEPLPAKLRGKVDILVANAPYVPTDAIKLLPQDARLHEPKMALDGGNDGLDIQRRVAQEASLWLASGGHLLVETSEMQAPQTFEIFTQYGLIPQVTHSDELDATIVIGTKPTPLE
- a CDS encoding RNA polymerase alpha subunit C-terminal domain-containing protein, with the protein product MALSKKNVRTCNKGHQYYKSSDCPTCPICEQERKPDSGFFSLLSAPARRALEHNGITTLQQLSTYSEKEILQFHGMGPASLPKLRAALKENGLSFKM
- a CDS encoding SGNH/GDSL hydrolase family protein, with the translated sequence MIVGESKRNTIRPTKAESHLEKIDPNLSQLEKLNIALSSPFEQYMSIEFIGDSITWGLTATGNPEDYASGRDGTLSDRRDHFDSQSFVNKFKRYIGSQYMDDATPLFSNWDASPSGESVVEYQQEMIIFPDRENFEVGTDGDALQEVKRSEESVSGKQLIFDVSDGNGLIRFRYTGKEFTLSFDSTENSLDYELFIDGVSEGVFSTSVDGYDNRRTHSFDYVKDALIEIKTVKNDTDGKQTLKIGGFIVNKTIKISNQGIIGATTRSYVANNLDGNTMGDGIAISDEDQYVFIQLGTNDRIIAEEVEKGSGEFKKNLEILVDQVNSNRNIILMCPNPAANNDPYVYSFDTKEVCNVITQVAQENDIDLIDNYSIFEGMETSKYLADGLHPNDYGHKMMYENIIESLEKD
- a CDS encoding LytR family transcriptional regulator; amino-acid sequence: MSKKKKLILTIVSILVVLLGAAGVYGFNIYQSLKETTETMHTPIERVQPEKRPEKVTLEKKDPFSVLLMGVDKRENDSGRSDTMVVLTVNPNTNSVKMLSIPRDTRVEIIGRDTEDKINHAYAFGGVAMSMATIENFLDIPIDYYIEINMEGFKDIVDAVGGVEVNNAFAFNYEGYTFEEGTLQLSGEEALAYSRMRYEDPNGDFGRQQRQRQIISAIIKKGASLSSLWNYSNIFDALGANVKTNLTFEEMVDIQRNYGSAAKNIEQYQIAGNGQMINSIYYYMVSDEERARLQDLLRQHLELD